In the genome of Cynocephalus volans isolate mCynVol1 chromosome 15, mCynVol1.pri, whole genome shotgun sequence, one region contains:
- the MOS gene encoding proto-oncogene serine/threonine-protein kinase mos, whose translation MPSPLALRRYLPGELSPCMDSRPCSSPSELPGKAGKLFLGATPPRAPRLPRRLAWCSIDWEQVCLLQRLGTGGFGSVYKATYHGVPVAIKQVSKCTKNRLASQRSFWAELNIARLRHDNIVRVVAASARTPAGSNSLGTIIMEFGGNVTLHQVIYGTIGYPEEEAGEPHCCAGEQLGLGKCLKYSLDVVNGLLYLHSHSIVHLDLKPANILVSEQDVCKIGDFGCSEKLEDPLCFQSRPYHLGGTYTHRAPELLKGETITPKADIYSFAITLWQMTTREVPYSGERQHVLYAVVAYHLRPSLSAAVFSDSLAGRRLENIIRRCWGATALQRPSAELLLVDLNSLKAEFG comes from the coding sequence ATGCCCTCGCCTCTCGCCCTGCGCCGCTACCTCCCGGGGGAGCTGTCCCCGTGCATGGACTCGAGGCCCTGCAGCAGCCCTTCCGAGCTCCCGGGGAAGGCGGGGAAGCTCTTCCTGGGGGCCACTCCTCCTCGGGCCCCACGGCTGCCTCGCCGGCTGGCCTGGTGCTCCATTGACTGGGAACAGGTGTGCTTGCTACAGAggctgggaactggaggctttgGCTCGGTGTACAAGGCGACGTACCATGGTGTCCCTGTGGCCATAAAGCAAGTGAGCAAATGCACCAAGAACCGACTGGCGTCACAGCGCAGTTTCTGGGCTGAGCTCAACATTGCGAGGCTGCGCCATGACAACATAGTGCGGGTGGTGGCTGCCAGCGCGCGCACGCCTGCGGGCTCTAACAGTCTAGGCACCATAATCATGGAGTTCGGTGGCAATGTCACTTTACACCAAGTCATTTATGGTACCATCGGCTACCCTGAGGAGGAGGCGGGGGAGCCTCACTGCTGCGCTGGAGAGCAATTAGGTCTGGGAAAGTGTCTGAAGTATTCCCTAGATGTGGTGAACGGCCTGCTCTACCTTCACTCGCACAGCATCGTGCACTTGGACCTGAAGCCGGCCAACATTTTGGTCAGTGAGCAAGATGTTTGCAAAATTGGTGACTTTGGTTGCTCCGAGAAGCTGGAAGATCCGCTGTGCTTCCAGAGTCGCCCTTACCACCTGGGAGGCACATACACCCACCGAGCCCCCGAGCTCCTGAAAGGAGAGACCATCACGCCCAAGGCCGACATCTACTCCTTTGCCATCACTCTCTGGCAAATGACTACCAGGGAGGTGCCCTACTCGGGCGAGCGGCAGCACGTGCTGTACGCGGTGGTGGCCTACCACCTGCGCCCGTCCCTCTCGGCAGCTGTCTTCAGCGATTCTCTCGCTGGACGTCGGCTTGAGAACATCATCCGGCGCTGCTGGGGGGCCACTGCCCTGCAGAGGCCCAGCGCAGAACTTCTCTTGGTGGATCTTAACTCTTTGAAAGCTGAATTTGGCTGA